The following nucleotide sequence is from Paroedura picta isolate Pp20150507F chromosome 1, Ppicta_v3.0, whole genome shotgun sequence.
TATGAGGGCTGATAGGGAAAATACCTGAACTGTGTAGAATTGTGTTTTCCCTTAAGGAACAAGTTTATAGGTTCAGAAAGCTGTTAATTTTGGCCTTGTTTTTGGTGTCAGATATATTTGCAGCTCAGTGAACCTTTATGAATTGTATTTGATTCCACAGCCAGCAACATTTGCAAAAAGAATTTACTAATCTGATTCCCATACTGTTTTTCTGGTTTTAAGCAAAAAGAGTGATTTCAACAGTTAAATCACTTGGTGTACTTAAGCAATACTGAGTAATTCAAATTCAAGATTTAATATCtagaaaaatagcaaaaaaattcTTTAACAGGAAAAAATATGAACCATACTAAAAGATATATGTGGCAGGTTGTTTATAATATTTGGACCCAAGTATAATAATACTTCTGACTGTTTTAAACTAGCAATTATATTTTTCATatcagtttttttaaatgcatcaCAGTGTAATcactatctttttttttctttccagcctACTTGATATTTGATACGTTCTACACATCATATCATGGATTCAGAACAAATTATGGAGAGCCAGCCACAGGTAATAGTAGAAACtgactgttttgtttgttttttaaaaagaaattttattgttattttataattGTGTGGTTTTCTTATAGGTTCCAGAAAATCCTCATGCAGAATACGGTCTTACAGAAAATGTAGAGGTAATTAAAATTTTCCTGGGTTTCAATGATTCTCAGTTGAAATTAACCTTGCATTAAGCAGATGGATTCTAGCTTTGAGTAAATGAGGGTATGAAATACATCACAAGTCATGGTAGCTTATTTAGTTTAGTCACATGATGACTGGTATTTTTTGCAAAGAGGCTGAAATTCAGAGAGAGGAGGAGCCTGTTTTATTGTGTGgggacatttttatttcattaaatTTTGTAGTCTCAAGCATTAAAAAAACTTTTGAGAACTCATATTTCCCTTCTTTATAATCTTTTTGAAAGAGTATGCTGACTTCACTTGAGTGAAGActataaattaaaacatattgaTCTTTATTTTTGAATGTTCTAATTCAGAAATTCATGGCTAAATAACTAGATTGATCTCTTCATGTGACATATTCTTCAGCGGATAGCAGAAAATGAGAAGACTGGAGCAGAGAAGACATCAAAACAGAAGGTGGATCTGCAGTTGTTACCTACACGTGCCTATCTGGATCAAACAGTTGTGCCTATCTTGTTACAAGGCCTTGCAGTGCTTGCAAAAGAGAGGTAt
It contains:
- the DPY30 gene encoding protein dpy-30 homolog, translated to MDSEQIMESQPQVPENPHAEYGLTENVERIAENEKTGAEKTSKQKVDLQLLPTRAYLDQTVVPILLQGLAVLAKERPPNPIEFLATYLLKNKAQFEDRN